The following proteins are encoded in a genomic region of Hyla sarda isolate aHylSar1 chromosome 3, aHylSar1.hap1, whole genome shotgun sequence:
- the LOC130360895 gene encoding ankyrin repeat domain-containing protein 9-like, with protein sequence MCSNQVSLQDEQCKFYSYMFYQAVRDQEPVWKLEEIRTMEYFHWDEDASMRCYSPSDALMYAVVHNHLRYAQYLLSHFPEEALKVPGIKFCCCPPSAPHLALAVTYDRRDILIMIIKMSHKMPSLNSYINRASCFHLSDGKTPLHLACELLSAETVLILLGNGASPKIMDRKGETPLDVILEQLWSSKVNVDSKKLCLYYLLLFTPSLNFKMRKILQDNPEFWNPLLGEDKFNYLVGNTPATLYLLAMQKVLRCLPPSLFPQSIQALPIPHALKPLPGSG encoded by the coding sequence ATGTGCAGCAACCAGGTCAGCCTGCAGGACGAGCAATGCAAATTCTATTCCTACATGTTCTACCAGGCTGTACGGGACCAGGAGCCGGTGTGGAAGCTGGAGGAGATAAGGACTATGGAATATTTCCATTGGGATGAAGACGCCAGCATGAGGTGCTATTCGCCCTCCGACGCCCTGATGTACGCCGTGGTGCACAACCACCTGCGTTACGCCCAATATTTGCTGTCTCACTTCCCGGAGGAGGCTCTGAAGGTGCCAGGAATCAAGTTCTGCTGCTGCCCTCCCTCGGCCCCACACTTAGCCTTGGCCGTCACCTACGATAGACGAGACATCTTGATCATGATCATTAAGATGTCCCACAAGATGCCCAGTCTGAACTCCTACATCAACCGGGCCAGCTGCTTCCATCTGTCGGATGGCAAGACCCCCCTCCACCTGGCCTGCGAGCTCCTGAGTGCCGAAACTGTCCTGATCCTCCTAGGCAATGGGGCATCCCCAAAAATCATGGACCGCAAGGGGGAGACCCCATTGGATGTCATCTTGGAGCAACTATGGAGCTCGAAGGTCAACGTGGACTCGAAAAAACTCTGCCTGTATTATCTGCTACTTTTTACCCCTTCCTTGAACTTCAAGATGAGGAAGATCCTTCAAGATAATCCCGAATTTTGGAATCCTTTACTAGGGGAGGACAAGTTTAATTACCTGGTGGGGAATACGCCGGCCACGTTGTACCTTCTAGCTATGCAGAAAGTCTTGCGGTGTCTCCCTCCGTCACTCTTCCCACAGAGCATCCAGGCTCTGCCTATACCTCATGCATTAAAGCCATTGCCTGGGTCGGGGTGA